In Streptomyces sp. P3, one DNA window encodes the following:
- a CDS encoding GNAT family N-acetyltransferase, with product MTATNARNVTPPLAEEYEISTDPARVDAGRVHRWLSTDAYWAIGREREKQDRAIDASLNFGVYDTASGEQVAYARVVTDLATFAWLCDVYVDRAARGKGIGTALVAAVRDHLRPHDLRRILLATHDAHGVYRQVGFETLEKPDHWMALIFDQTGPA from the coding sequence ATGACTGCCACGAACGCCAGGAACGTCACCCCGCCCCTCGCCGAGGAATACGAGATCTCCACCGACCCCGCCCGCGTCGACGCCGGGCGTGTGCACCGCTGGCTGTCCACGGACGCGTACTGGGCGATCGGCCGCGAGCGGGAGAAGCAGGACCGGGCGATCGACGCCTCGCTGAACTTCGGCGTGTACGACACGGCGTCGGGGGAGCAGGTCGCCTACGCGCGGGTCGTGACGGACCTCGCGACCTTCGCCTGGCTGTGCGACGTCTACGTGGACCGGGCGGCGCGGGGGAAGGGCATCGGGACCGCGCTCGTCGCCGCCGTCCGGGACCACCTGCGCCCCCACGACCTGCGCCGCATCCTGCTCGCCACCCACGACGCGCACGGGGTGTACCGGCAGGTCGGCTTCGAGACGCTGGAGAAGCCGGACCACTGGATGGCGCTGATCTTCGACCAGACCGGCCCGGCGTGA
- a CDS encoding glycoside hydrolase family 10 protein, translated as MGRLTRRAFALAALSAFTTTGAAAAPAGERRATAEMRGMWLATVSNRDWPSRPGLSAATQRAELIELLDLAVGRRLNTVVFQVRPTADALWPSPYEPWSQVLTGVQGRSPGWDPLGTAVTEAHARGLQLHAWFNPYRVATHDDPARLVASHPARRHPDWVVPFGGRLYYNPGLPEVRAFVQDAILDAVRKYPVDAVHFDDYFYPYPVAGQTFDDEAAYDAHGGDFSSRAAWRRDNVDRLVLETAARIKAVRPTTQFGVSPFGVWRNASTDPRGSATRALQSYDDIHADTRKWVREGWIDYVVPQLYWNIGLSAADYAKLVPWWAEVAKGSRTRLYIGEALYRAGDPTQPAAWQDPAELSEHLDLAARHPEVRGHVFFAAQDVRTDRIGAMARVVADHYPKRAAPPR; from the coding sequence ATGGGGCGACTGACCCGGCGGGCGTTCGCGCTGGCAGCGCTGTCGGCCTTTACCACGACGGGTGCGGCGGCGGCTCCCGCGGGGGAGCGAAGAGCGACGGCCGAGATGCGGGGGATGTGGCTGGCGACCGTCTCCAACCGGGACTGGCCCTCCCGCCCGGGCCTGTCCGCCGCAACGCAGCGCGCCGAACTGATCGAACTGCTCGACCTGGCGGTCGGCAGACGGCTCAACACGGTGGTCTTCCAGGTGCGGCCCACGGCCGACGCGCTGTGGCCCTCGCCGTACGAGCCGTGGTCCCAGGTGCTCACCGGCGTCCAAGGGCGCTCGCCCGGCTGGGACCCGCTGGGCACGGCCGTCACGGAGGCCCACGCACGCGGACTGCAGCTGCACGCATGGTTCAACCCGTACCGGGTCGCCACCCACGACGACCCCGCGAGGCTCGTCGCCTCCCACCCCGCGCGCAGGCACCCGGACTGGGTGGTCCCGTTCGGCGGGAGGCTGTACTACAACCCCGGTCTGCCCGAGGTCCGCGCCTTCGTCCAGGACGCCATCCTGGACGCGGTCCGCAAGTACCCCGTGGACGCCGTGCACTTCGACGACTACTTCTACCCCTACCCGGTGGCCGGCCAGACCTTCGACGACGAGGCCGCCTACGACGCCCATGGCGGCGACTTCTCCAGCCGGGCCGCCTGGCGGCGCGACAACGTCGACCGGCTGGTGCTGGAGACCGCCGCCCGGATCAAGGCCGTACGGCCCACGACGCAGTTCGGCGTCAGCCCGTTCGGGGTGTGGCGCAACGCCTCCACCGATCCGCGCGGCTCCGCCACCCGGGCGCTGCAGTCGTACGACGACATCCATGCCGACACCCGCAAGTGGGTGCGCGAGGGCTGGATCGACTACGTCGTGCCGCAGCTGTACTGGAACATCGGGCTGTCGGCCGCCGACTACGCCAAGCTCGTGCCCTGGTGGGCGGAGGTCGCCAAGGGCAGCCGCACACGTCTGTACATCGGCGAGGCCCTCTACCGGGCGGGCGATCCCACGCAGCCCGCGGCCTGGCAGGACCCGGCCGAGCTGTCCGAACACCTCGACCTGGCGGCCCGGCACCCCGAGGTGCGCGGGCACGTCTTCTTCGCCGCCCAGGACGTGCGGACCGACCGGATCGGGGCGATGGCGCGGGTGGTCGCCGACCACTACCCCAAACGGGCGGCGCCTCCACGCTGA
- a CDS encoding DUF1918 domain-containing protein codes for MRATEGDQFVQHGRVVGQHDKVGEILEVMGQAGNPPYRVRFEDGHVGVCSPGPDTEIRHRTAGEPRP; via the coding sequence ATGCGCGCAACCGAGGGCGACCAGTTCGTCCAGCACGGCAGGGTGGTCGGGCAACACGACAAGGTCGGCGAGATCCTCGAGGTGATGGGCCAGGCGGGCAACCCCCCGTACCGCGTCCGCTTCGAGGACGGGCACGTCGGCGTGTGCTCACCCGGCCCCGACACCGAGATCCGCCACAGGACGGCCGGGGAGCCCCGGCCGTGA
- a CDS encoding DMT family transporter has product MTVQSSATTRSAIAVSTSRPGGHGTLQAALGVVAFSLTFPATAWGLEGFGPWSLVAVRSVLAALIAGACLLALRVPPPARRHWAGLAVVAGGVVVGFPLLTTLALRTSTTAHAAVVVGLLPLTTALLSALRTGVRPSRTFWAAALAGACAVAAFTAQQSGGALTTADLYLFGALLVCAAGYTEGGRLARVMPGWQVIGWALVLCLPVGVPAAWVALAHESVHPSAHGVAGLLWVAAGSQFLGLVVWYRGMAAIGVPRASQLQLAQPLLTLVWSVLLLGEHLTAAAPLTAAAVLVCIAVTQRARG; this is encoded by the coding sequence ATGACAGTACAGAGTAGCGCTACTACCCGGTCGGCGATAGCGGTCAGCACCTCTCGGCCAGGCGGTCACGGCACCCTGCAGGCCGCCCTCGGCGTCGTCGCCTTCTCCCTCACCTTCCCCGCCACCGCCTGGGGCCTCGAAGGCTTCGGCCCGTGGTCGCTGGTGGCCGTGCGCAGCGTCCTGGCCGCCCTGATCGCGGGCGCCTGTCTGCTCGCGCTGCGCGTCCCGCCGCCCGCGCGGCGGCACTGGGCGGGCCTCGCCGTCGTCGCCGGCGGGGTGGTCGTCGGCTTTCCGCTGCTCACCACGCTCGCGCTGCGGACGTCCACCACCGCGCACGCCGCCGTCGTCGTCGGTCTGCTGCCGTTGACGACGGCGCTGTTGTCCGCCCTGCGCACCGGCGTGCGGCCGTCCCGCACGTTCTGGGCGGCCGCCCTGGCCGGCGCCTGCGCGGTGGCCGCGTTCACCGCGCAGCAGAGCGGCGGAGCCCTGACCACGGCCGACCTGTATCTGTTCGGGGCGCTCCTGGTGTGCGCGGCCGGCTACACCGAGGGCGGCAGGCTGGCCCGGGTGATGCCGGGCTGGCAGGTCATCGGCTGGGCGCTGGTGCTGTGCCTGCCCGTCGGCGTGCCCGCGGCCTGGGTCGCGCTCGCCCACGAAAGCGTCCACCCGAGCGCGCACGGCGTGGCGGGGCTGCTGTGGGTCGCGGCGGGCTCGCAGTTCCTCGGCCTCGTGGTCTGGTACCGGGGCATGGCGGCCATCGGCGTTCCCAGGGCCAGCCAGTTGCAGTTGGCCCAGCCGCTGCTCACACTGGTGTGGTCGGTGCTGCTGCTGGGCGAGCACCTCACCGCCGCCGCTCCGCTGACGGCGGCAGCCGTGCTCGTCTGCATCGCCGTCACACAGCGGGCGCGCGGTTAG
- a CDS encoding PLP-dependent aminotransferase family protein: protein MQERSSVGELADRLRGELDRYSPGGKLPSSRALVERFRVSPVTVSRALAQLAAEGLVVTRPGAGAFRTRPTRATAAPPADTSWQEVALSADGAADLVPRSVDASGVTVSLAAPPPGVIEFNGGYLHPSLQPERAMAAALARAGRRPGAWGRPPMEGLPELREWFARTIGGTLTAAEVLVSAGGQAALTTALRALAPPGAPALVESPTYPGMLAIARSAGLRPVPVPVDADGVRPQLLADAFRATGARVFVCQPLFQNPTGAVLAADRRPQVLRIAREAGAFVVEDDFVRRLAHEDAGQLPRPLVADDPDGVVVHVGSLTKATSPSLRVSALAARGPVLERLRAIQVVDTFFVPRPLQEAALELVGSPAWPRHLRTVAAELRARRDAMASALRLRLPGLDLPHIPSGGYHLWLRLPDGAGDASRAVGSQTEAAFTAAALRAGVALAPGRPYFSAEPPAAHVRLSFAAVAGVEEIAEGVRRLRAAYDETLPANRSTA, encoded by the coding sequence ATGCAAGAGCGTAGCAGTGTGGGTGAACTGGCGGATCGACTGCGTGGGGAGCTCGACCGCTACTCCCCCGGTGGAAAGCTCCCGTCGAGCCGGGCCCTGGTGGAGCGATTCCGGGTGAGCCCGGTGACCGTCTCCCGGGCGCTGGCGCAGTTGGCCGCCGAGGGCCTGGTGGTGACCCGGCCCGGCGCCGGGGCCTTCCGGACCCGGCCGACGCGTGCCACGGCCGCGCCGCCGGCGGACACCTCCTGGCAGGAGGTCGCGCTGAGCGCCGACGGCGCCGCCGACCTGGTCCCGCGCTCGGTGGACGCCTCGGGCGTCACGGTGTCGCTGGCCGCTCCGCCACCCGGTGTGATCGAGTTCAACGGCGGCTATCTGCACCCCTCGCTGCAGCCGGAACGCGCGATGGCGGCGGCCCTGGCGAGAGCCGGGCGGCGTCCCGGAGCCTGGGGGCGGCCGCCCATGGAAGGGCTGCCGGAGCTGCGCGAGTGGTTCGCCCGGACCATCGGCGGCACGCTCACCGCCGCCGAGGTGCTGGTGAGCGCGGGCGGCCAGGCCGCGCTCACCACCGCCCTGCGCGCCCTCGCCCCGCCCGGCGCCCCGGCCCTCGTCGAGTCGCCGACGTACCCCGGCATGCTGGCGATCGCCCGGTCGGCCGGGCTGCGCCCGGTGCCGGTGCCGGTCGACGCGGACGGGGTGCGGCCGCAGCTGCTCGCCGACGCGTTCCGGGCCACCGGCGCCCGGGTCTTCGTCTGCCAGCCGCTGTTCCAGAACCCGACCGGCGCCGTGCTCGCCGCCGACCGGCGCCCGCAGGTGCTCCGCATCGCCCGGGAGGCGGGCGCGTTCGTCGTCGAGGACGACTTCGTGCGCCGGCTCGCCCACGAGGACGCCGGGCAACTGCCGAGACCGCTGGTCGCCGACGACCCCGACGGCGTCGTCGTCCACGTCGGTTCGCTGACCAAGGCGACCTCGCCGAGCTTGCGGGTCAGCGCGCTGGCCGCGCGCGGGCCGGTTCTGGAGCGGCTGCGCGCCATCCAGGTCGTCGACACCTTCTTCGTGCCCCGCCCGCTGCAGGAGGCGGCGCTCGAACTCGTCGGCTCGCCCGCCTGGCCCCGCCATCTGCGGACCGTCGCGGCCGAGCTGCGGGCCCGGCGCGACGCGATGGCCTCCGCGCTGCGGCTGCGGCTGCCCGGACTCGACCTGCCGCACATCCCGTCCGGCGGCTACCACCTGTGGCTGCGGCTGCCCGACGGAGCCGGGGACGCCTCGCGGGCCGTCGGCTCCCAGACGGAGGCGGCGTTCACGGCCGCCGCCCTGCGGGCCGGCGTCGCCCTCGCTCCCGGCCGCCCCTACTTCAGCGCCGAACCCCCGGCCGCCCATGTGCGGCTGAGCTTCGCCGCCGTCGCCGGGGTGGAGGAGATCGCCGAGGGGGTGCGGCGGCTGCGGGCGGCGTACGACGAGACGCTGCCCGCAAACCGTTCGACAGCGTGA
- a CDS encoding histidine phosphatase family protein translates to MPLRVTFVAAARSSPLLAERFEDDRPLDQAGWGEVQRAAAELIPLAAAELRYCSPTPRSRATGDALGYAPLVQLALRDCDMGRWRGFTLGEAMAREPQAVDAWLADPLATPHGGESLLGFISRVGGWLDTRPVEDGCRVVAVAEPSVIRAALVYALKAPPSTYWNIDVRPLSTTTVTGRGGRWNLRLEGAPAQPTRA, encoded by the coding sequence ATGCCACTTCGGGTCACCTTCGTCGCCGCCGCTCGCAGCTCCCCGCTGCTCGCGGAACGCTTCGAGGACGACCGGCCGCTGGACCAGGCGGGCTGGGGCGAGGTGCAGCGCGCGGCCGCCGAACTGATCCCGCTGGCCGCCGCCGAACTGCGCTACTGCTCGCCGACGCCGCGCAGCCGGGCCACCGGGGACGCGCTCGGATACGCGCCGCTGGTGCAGCTCGCGCTGCGGGACTGCGACATGGGCCGCTGGCGCGGTTTCACGCTCGGCGAGGCGATGGCGCGGGAGCCGCAGGCCGTGGACGCCTGGCTCGCCGACCCCCTCGCCACTCCGCACGGCGGCGAGTCCCTGCTCGGGTTCATCTCCCGGGTGGGCGGCTGGCTCGACACCCGGCCGGTGGAGGACGGCTGCCGTGTCGTCGCCGTCGCCGAGCCGAGCGTGATCCGTGCCGCCCTGGTGTACGCACTCAAGGCACCGCCCTCGACGTACTGGAACATCGACGTGCGCCCGCTGTCCACGACCACCGTCACCGGCCGCGGGGGCCGTTGGAACCTCCGCCTCGAAGGGGCTCCGGCTCAGCCCACGCGCGCGTAG